The genomic segment CTTGCCACTCCCTTCATGAGGAACCTCACCAAAATGGATACCAATCAGACCAAACAAGCGACGCCAAAACACCACCACTACCGCAAGAATTGACCCTAATTGAATAACCACTTCAAATGTAGATGCGGTATCGCCAGAAAAACCCAACAGCTCACCGACAATAATCATATGGCCCGTTGAAGAAACCGGCAAAAACTCGGTTAACCCCTCAACAACACCGAGAATAAATGCCACGACCAACGAGTGAAAACCATCCATCAATAGATCCCTTGCAAAATAGATAAAGAAAATATTTGTGCCTGATTACCAGACAATAATTTTAATAACCCGCGCAGCTCAGACAGAAATCAACCCATTTAGTTTCATTCTATCGGACTTATTCTTTCAGGCTAAACGTGAACCACGTTCAATAATCACACCAACCTGCTTTGCCGCTGCTACGGCTCCCGGTTTACTCACTTTGATCCTAATCCATGGAATGGAAAAACGCTGCATTAATAATTCCGCAACTTCTTCTGCCACCCGTTCGACTAAGGCGAAACGCTCGTTTTCGACCTTTTCAATCACGGCTTCACTCACATCGGCATAGCTCAGACAGTCACAAACGTTGTCGCTGGCTGCTGCTTTGCGATTATCCCAGCCCATTTCGATATCGAAAATTAGCTTCTGTTTAATCGTCTGCTCCCAGTCATAAACCCCGATGGTTGTAATGACGCTGAGCTGTTCTATAAATACGATATCCATAACATCACTCTCAGTTTTTCAATTAAGGCATACCACTTCGGGCAGAATATGCGTATTATCCACGTTAGCAGAGAGTAAAACGACAATTATTAGATGGAATCGAGTTTATGAGTGCTATCGCGCTTGGCATGATCATTATCGCCTATCTATGTGGATCAATATCCAGCGCAGTGTTGGTTTGTCGTATCGCCAAACTGCCCGACCCACGAGAGCATGGTTCCGGTAATCCCGGTGCAACCAACGTGCTGCGTATTGGCGGGAAAGCAGCTGCGGCTGCCGTATTAATTTTCGATGTGCTAAAAGGAATGATCCCTGTCTGGGTGGCCTACAAGCTAAATCTTTCCCCGCTTTATCTTGGTTTAACCGCCATTGCAGCCTGTCTGGGACATATCTATCCGATCTTCTTTCACTTTCGCGGCGGCAAAGGTGTGGCAACGGCATTTGGTGCCATTGCTCCGATAGGCTGGGATCTCACCGGATTAATGACCGGTACCTGGCTGTTAACCGTGCTGCTCAGTGGTTATTCTTCTCTGGGTGCCATTATCAGTGCACTCATAGCACCATTTTATACCTGGTGGTTTAAACCGCAGTTCACCTTTCCGGTAGCGATGCTTTCCTGTCTGGTTTTGATTCGTCATCATGACAATATTCAACGATTATGGCGCGGTCAGGAAGGGAAAATATGGGATAGGTTTAAAAAGAAGAAGACTGAAGAAACCACAGATAGCGATAAACCAGAGTAAGTTTACGCTTTAATCAAACTTTTCGGCCGCTCATGGTATTTAAGCAAATACATATTTACGGCCGGATAATTATTTAATCATTCAAACTCAATCATGCTCAGCTTACTGGTGGCAACTGATCCAGCGGCCAGCGCGGACGAACCGAAACCTCCAGCCCTGTCGCTTCACCGGCTTTCAATCGAACCATTCCTGCATAAGCAATCATGGCACCATTATCGGTACAGAACTCCGGACGAGCATAAAATACTTCGCCTTTGCGTTGTTTCATAATGTCAGCCATTTTGCTGCGTAGAGTGCGGTTAGCGCTTACTCCGCCAGCCATCACCAGTCGGTTAAATCCGGTTTCATCCAATGCCCGACGACATTTTATTGCCAGCGTATCCACGACCGCATCTTCAAATGCTCTGGCGATATCCGCTTTGGTTTGCTCATCATCACCGGACTGACGAATGGTATTCGCCGCAAATGTTTTAAGACCGGAGAAACTAAAATCAAGGCCCGGACGATCGGTCATTGGACGAGGGAAAGTAAAGCGCCCGGCAACACCCTGCTGTGCCATTTTAGATA from the Limnobaculum zhutongyuii genome contains:
- the folB gene encoding bifunctional dihydroneopterin aldolase/7,8-dihydroneopterin epimerase; protein product: MDIVFIEQLSVITTIGVYDWEQTIKQKLIFDIEMGWDNRKAAASDNVCDCLSYADVSEAVIEKVENERFALVERVAEEVAELLMQRFSIPWIRIKVSKPGAVAAAKQVGVIIERGSRLA
- the plsY gene encoding glycerol-3-phosphate 1-O-acyltransferase PlsY, whose protein sequence is MSAIALGMIIIAYLCGSISSAVLVCRIAKLPDPREHGSGNPGATNVLRIGGKAAAAAVLIFDVLKGMIPVWVAYKLNLSPLYLGLTAIAACLGHIYPIFFHFRGGKGVATAFGAIAPIGWDLTGLMTGTWLLTVLLSGYSSLGAIISALIAPFYTWWFKPQFTFPVAMLSCLVLIRHHDNIQRLWRGQEGKIWDRFKKKKTEETTDSDKPE